TTTGCGCCTCTGGCGCCCTCCGGGTGTGGATTTTCCTTGTCATCACTTCTCATTCTGGAGGACTCTGTAATTAGAAAGAATATGCTCTGTTTTCTGCACTTAGAAGAAAGAACTCCAGGAAAAGAAGTTTTAATATGTTATGAGGTTTGTCAGAGGGTCGGCAGCCTTCTGCTGGTGACACGTGTGCATCAGCCTCCCCTGGACCCATCAACAAGGGGCTCTGTACACTTGATGTTGGTAAGCCAGAATCTCCGAGGCTTAGGCCTGGAAATCTGCAGTTAGCTAGTGCCTGGGAGTATCCCTAATTTATAGTAAAGCTAGGGACCAAattctccttctgtctccaaTCTTTAAGAAAAGGTAtagaaaaacagaatagaaaaagaatCAGAACGAAGAACCAACAGTGAAAAGGAAGACAATCGACCGGTTATTATTTATTGACAGCGTCTACCGTATCACCtaggttgacttcaaactctaGGGCCGAAGTGACCCTCCAAGTAGCTGGGGCCACAGACGTGCACTGCTGCACCTGGGTAAAGTCGGGTTAAAACCCCAATACTCAAAACAATTATTTGAATAAATACCTCTCCCTTACATGGACAAAGATGGACAGCCTCCTTCCCTTGAAAGGATGATAAGTCCAGGGACTATGTTGTTTTTCTCATTACACAGTTGACAGCCTAAGTATTTAGAAAATGGAATACAGACTAGATGTGTATCCTAGTTAGTCCACCTTCTGACAGGACTGAGGATCAAGATGGATCAGAGCTAGGCTAGGCCAGGGAAGTGAAGAATCAGTAAAGCATTCAGCAACAGGGCCTGCAAAGTGCAAAGCTTGTTCTCATGAGCTGTAAACACACTCGCTGTGGCAGCCACCAGAGAGACGTGACTGCCTAGCACTCAAAGTGCTTCatggggctgaggggctgagttCTAACTTTTCATTCACTTAACACGCAATGAGGAGCTCAGACAGTATCGCCAAGTGATTTCATCAAGGTTTTGCTCTGTTCACTTTCTGAGACGGGGGTCTCGCacggcccaggctggtctcaaactcaccgCATACGGGAAGATGATGGTAAGCCCCTGAccttctgcctccgcctccctggtgctgagatCCTGGGCTCTCATCACCACGCCTGCCTTCATCAAGGTTCTCAAGAACAATCACTGGATTCTCACAAGAATCTCAGTCTGACTGAACATCTACCTAAATTTATGTGCTGTCAGTCCCCAGTGTAGAAGTATCAGGAGGTGACTGAGTCATAAAGATGGAGCCCTCATGAATAGAACTGGTGCCTcagttgctgtttttcttttcagccaCATGGGACACATGGCAGGTGCTACCTTGTGGTTCTCAGACACTGCACCTGGTGGTACCAActttgggcgtgtgtgtgtgtgtgtgtgtgtgtgtgtgtgtgtgtgtgtgtctgtgtgtgtgtgtctgtgtctgtgtgtgtgtggtgtgtgtgtgtatgtctgtgtgtgggaggtgtgtgtatgtctgtgtgtgggaggtgtgtgtatgtctgtgtgtgtgtgtgtgtgtgtgtctgtatgtgtgtgtctgtatgtgtgtatgttggggatGGTTgtaggattgtgtgtgtgtgtgttggggatgggtgtttgtgtgtgtgtgtgtgtgtgtgtgtgtgtgtgttagaagacGGTTgtaggatttgtgtgtgtgtttgggatggCTGTTTGTaggattgtgtgtgtatgtgttggggatgGTTGTTTGTAGGACAAagcgtgtgtggaggtcacaggataCACCTTACAGgattgattctcttcttccatcctgGGGGCCCCAGAGATTGAAGTCAGGTTGTCacacttggtggcaagtgcctttacccacagagccatctcactggccgaGACATATAATTTGATTAACATATGGAATAATGCCAAACATAActcattagggaaatgaaaatcaaaacctcaAGGGATATTACATCATCATGAACCAGCTGGAAGGAAGTGCTGGCGAGGAGATGGAAAAGCACCCTCCGTTTTGTGGACAGGACCCTCAGACGGTGCAGCCACTTGACAAATGAATCCAGCAATTCATGAATTcagtaaacaaacaagcaagctaAAAAACCAAACGGGCCAGGTATGGTCATGTAGGCCTTTAATCCTGgtccttgggaagcagaggcaggtggatctctctgaatgcaaggctagcctggtctacataatgaattccagaccagcctgagctgcacagtgagatactgtctcaaaaaaagttatcatatgtaattttaaaaggccAGAAAAATGGGTTAGTAAGCAAAGGCTCTGGCTACTCAAGTCCAGAGACCAGGGTCTGATCTCTACAACCCAAGGAAAGGTAGAAGGACAGAAAtgattccacaaagttgtcctttgacctccatatgtgcactgtgacaccccccaacacacacacacacacacacacacacacacacacacacacacacacaaataataaattttaaaagacgTGTATATGCAACACAAATTGCATTTGCAGAACCATGAGAGGCCATGATGGAAAAAGGCCGCTGAGAGGATCCAGAGTGTTACCTGTCTCAGTCAATCTGAGGGCTGGTTCCTGGAGGAGAGACTTCTCCCAGTGGTGGGGACTCAGCTGCTCATGAGATCTTTCCCAggaaggctctgccagagagTTCTCTTGAATATCTCTGCTAGGAGTCTGGGGTTGAAAGTCTCGAAGTTCTTGTTCTATAAGCTGAGCTCCTGTTTTCTCCAGGAGCACCTTCTGCCCTTGCATACAAACGGTCACCTAGGAAAGGGCTATCCATTAATTCTCCATTCCTTGATGGACTGGGAGCAACATGCCACCCACTGCTACAGAATGACAGACCTCTTTACCCTGGGAAGACCTGGTAATGACCTAGAGTCCAAATTCTGTAGAGACCCCCAAAAGCAGGTGAAGGGAAGAGCATACAGAGCAAAAACAATGAGGTTGCCTCACAGTCAGCCCAGCACACTCCCCAGGTAGGTGCCCACAGCTTGAGCCAAGATCGTCAAAAGAGGGCTGGCAAAAATACCAGACTCATGAACAGTGCTCCCTGGATCTCCCACCCCTCTCTACTTCTGCTAGAAATAGGCCTTGTGGGAACAGAACCAGTATGGAAGGGGCCACTGAAAACCATTCCAACTTGGTTTTTCTGTCAGAGGGGACCAGGATACTCAGCTTTAACAAGGCTGCCCCACTTGCTTTCCCTCAGTGGCTCCAGCTGGGGTttcacttgggggagggggtggggccagACGGCAACACCAGAGATCTGAGCTGAGACTTCCCCATTCAAAAGCAatatggtggggttggggatttagctcagcggtagagcgcttgcctagcgagcgcaaggccctgggttcggtccccagctccgaaaaaaaaaaaaaaaaaaaaaaaaaaaaaaaaagcaatatggTAGGCACTTCACTGGAACAAAGTCCACAGAGCTTCACCAAAATTAGTTTCTTAGGGAACAGGCTAGACCTGTGGGCTAAGAATTCTGATTGTAGCAAAGCTTCAAGATGTGGGCCAGGGAAGATCTGACAGGAGAGATTCCTTAAAGCTACGGTCCCGGGGTCTATGAAGGAATAGCTTACTCCTCTGTTTCATCACTGAGTGCCAGGGGCTCCGGTTTTCTGAAACTCTGTTACAACTTTGTGGGTCCGGATAAGGGAAGTTCCTCCAGGCTGGAAGAACTTTTGAAGCCATCCATTCCTCTGGAATCTCTAACTAGGGATTGTGAGACAACAAAGACATTACCTAAAACCCGCAGAGAAAGGACCCTCCTTACCCACTGCTTTGGTTTTTTAGACGCTGTGTGCAAATCTTCCACCAGGGTCACAATCTCCCTGCTGCTCTTTGGATATCGATGCCAGACCTGTGCCTGGATCTCTGGAGGTAGGATGACCAGAAACTGCTCCATCACCAAGAGCTCCAAAATCTGCTCTTTAGTGTGTAGTTCAGGCCGCAGCCACTGTCTGCAGAGCTGTCGAAGGCAGGAGAGCGCTTCCTGGGGCCCAGACACTTCTTGATAACAAAAGTGTCTGAAGCTCTGGCGAGAAAGCTCCGGGTCAGGACTGGCTTTTCGCTGAGGTGGGGCGCGTTTTTCTTCCAGCTTCATTATTATGTGTCTGTCTTGCTTGTCAGAATCCTCAGTGGGGTTACTCAAAGTTATTTCCATTTTAGCTGCCATCTTGGGGGCTCTGGGAACAATGTCACTCTAATCACGAACTGATTACGTCTTCTGGGTCATTGCTCTGGAGAAATCTGATGGCTAGAAAAATGTTAGGAATGAAGCTCCTTGGAAGTGTTAGGGAAGGGCCACAAAGACATACTTTTATCATCTGCTAGTCTTTATCCCAGACTCTGAAGACAAGATAGTTCCTGGTCTTTTCGTCagtttttaaggagaaaagtCATAACGTCCCAGAAGGGCACTggaaggaatattttattttggtatctGGCGAAATTCACAACACGATCTAACAGGCTGGTAGAGGAATCCCCAGGGAAAGTTTAAGATATCTTGCAAGTAGCTCGCACCAACTCTCCCGCATCTGGCAGACACCGACCTGATCCAGTACCTCAGAGCGAAGCAGAGCCAAGGCCACACCGCGGCCACAACGTGGTTAGGGGTAGGGAATGCGGTTCCGCGGCCCAGCCAGCTCCGCCTGGCGAGGCTGCAGCAAGGGGACACGCAGGTCCACCGCAGTGTTG
The genomic region above belongs to Rattus rattus isolate New Zealand chromosome 9, Rrattus_CSIRO_v1, whole genome shotgun sequence and contains:
- the Znf174 gene encoding zinc finger protein 174, translating into MAAKMEITLSNPTEDSDKQDRHIIMKLEEKRAPPQRKASPDPELSRQSFRHFCYQEVSGPQEALSCLRQLCRQWLRPELHTKEQILELLVMEQFLVILPPEIQAQVWHRYPKSSREIVTLVEDLHTASKKPKQWVTVCMQGQKVLLEKTGAQLIEQELRDFQPQTPSRDIQENSLAEPSWERSHEQLSPHHWEKSLLQEPALRLTETESSRMRSDDKENPHPEGARGAKACTVLRGRPKGGTLHSPEPGGVTASDLRLLQWQVRPPQSPKPLPYYQRHCRELEYISNPLRGPPLRELRRSRGGRRSLSSLLQRLGHQAAHSAKPYRCDDCGKSFTWNSELKRHTRVHTGERPYICGECGNCFGRQSTLKLHQRIHTGEKPYQCSHCGKCFRQSSNLHQHHRLHHGN